Proteins from a genomic interval of Pseudoruegeria sp. SHC-113:
- a CDS encoding DUF192 domain-containing protein, whose product MRFLARVRAQVLGLVLAAVAGPAMAEACRADLLELRGDFGTGRFTVEVVDTPESRAQGLMFRESMASGAGMLFVYEKPQSVAFWMKNTLIPLDMIFAAADGTVRHVHSNAVPGDLTAIPGGKDIQFVLEINGGLAKAIGIAPGAELRHPSIPAQTAAWPC is encoded by the coding sequence ATGAGATTTCTGGCCCGGGTGCGCGCACAGGTACTTGGGCTGGTTCTGGCTGCTGTCGCAGGCCCGGCCATGGCCGAGGCCTGCCGCGCCGATCTGCTGGAGCTTCGGGGCGATTTCGGCACCGGGCGCTTCACGGTCGAGGTGGTGGACACACCGGAGAGCCGCGCACAGGGGCTGATGTTCCGCGAGAGCATGGCCTCGGGTGCGGGGATGCTGTTTGTCTATGAAAAACCGCAATCCGTGGCCTTCTGGATGAAGAACACCCTGATCCCGCTGGACATGATCTTCGCCGCCGCCGATGGCACGGTGCGCCACGTGCACAGCAACGCGGTGCCCGGCGATCTGACGGCCATTCCGGGCGGCAAGGACATCCAGTTCGTGCTGGAGATCAACGGCGGGCTGGCCAAGGCCATTGGCATCGCCCCGGGGGCGGAACTGCGCCACCCGTCGATCCCGGCCCAAACCGCCGCCTGGCCTTGCTGA
- a CDS encoding cold-shock protein: MTEQKNLGHLVQGHVKWFDPGKGFGFVVSEHGGPDILLHANVLRNFGQSSVADLAQITVMVQETDRGTQAVEVLSIAPPVGDGQPILEDLAGFDTDALEAEPLCPARVKWFDKSKGFGFANIFGCTDDVFVHVEVLRRSGLADLQPGEAVSLRVVEGKRGRMATHVASWEAAARTGAGSDVTE; this comes from the coding sequence ATGACTGAACAAAAAAACCTGGGACATCTGGTCCAAGGGCACGTGAAGTGGTTTGACCCCGGCAAGGGGTTCGGCTTCGTGGTGTCCGAACATGGGGGGCCTGACATTCTTCTGCACGCCAATGTGCTGCGCAACTTCGGCCAGAGCTCAGTGGCCGATCTCGCGCAGATCACGGTGATGGTGCAGGAGACGGATCGTGGCACGCAGGCGGTGGAGGTGCTGAGCATCGCGCCGCCGGTGGGCGATGGGCAACCCATTCTTGAGGATCTCGCCGGTTTCGACACCGACGCGCTCGAAGCGGAGCCCTTGTGCCCTGCGCGGGTGAAATGGTTCGACAAATCCAAGGGCTTCGGCTTTGCCAACATCTTCGGCTGCACCGATGATGTCTTCGTTCATGTCGAGGTGCTGCGGCGCTCGGGCCTTGCGGATCTGCAGCCCGGCGAGGCGGTGAGCCTGCGGGTTGTGGAGGGCAAACGCGGCCGGATGGCCACGCATGTCGCCTCCTGGGAGGCTGCCGCGCGCACAGGCGCGGGATCGGACGTGACGGAATGA
- the pdxH gene encoding pyridoxamine 5'-phosphate oxidase produces the protein MSDRSGKFAGSDPFEIARSWLAEAEESELNDPNAIALSTVDADGMPNARMVLLKDIEADAFVFYTNYNSVKAAEIEAAGKAAFVMHWKSLRRQIRVRGHVEREEGPQADAYYASRSLKSRLGAWASDQSAPLASRASLMAKVAKITAEKGANPPRPPFWGGFRIRPVEIEFWADGAFRLHDRFRWVKTPENAGWQVERLNP, from the coding sequence ATGTCCGACAGAAGCGGGAAATTCGCCGGCAGTGATCCGTTCGAGATCGCGCGCAGCTGGCTGGCCGAGGCGGAAGAGAGCGAGCTGAACGATCCCAACGCCATCGCGCTTTCCACGGTGGATGCAGACGGCATGCCCAATGCACGCATGGTGCTGCTGAAGGACATCGAGGCTGACGCTTTTGTTTTCTACACCAATTACAACAGCGTAAAGGCCGCCGAGATCGAAGCCGCGGGCAAGGCCGCTTTCGTGATGCATTGGAAATCCCTGCGCCGCCAGATCCGCGTGCGCGGCCATGTGGAGCGTGAGGAGGGGCCGCAGGCCGATGCCTATTATGCCTCGCGGTCGCTCAAGAGCCGGCTCGGGGCCTGGGCCTCGGATCAATCCGCGCCGCTGGCCTCCCGCGCGAGCCTGATGGCAAAAGTTGCAAAGATTACAGCGGAGAAGGGGGCCAACCCGCCGCGCCCGCCGTTCTGGGGCGGCTTTCGCATTCGGCCGGTGGAGATCGAGTTCTGGGCCGATGGCGCGTTCCGCCTGCACGATCGCTTTCGCTGGGTAAAGACGCCCGAAAACGCAGGCTGGCAGGTGGAACGGCTCAACCCGTGA
- the gpt gene encoding xanthine phosphoribosyltransferase translates to MTDRLPHEKGFHISWDQIHRDSRALAWRLDGQGPDEGAWKAIVAITRGGMAPAMIVARELDVRVIDTISVKSYDKQNRMEAKVLKAPDAELMGDGTGILIVDDLVDSGKTLELVRELYPNAHFATVYAKPKGRPMVDTFITEVSQDTWIFFPWDMALQYVEPYRGTD, encoded by the coding sequence ATGACCGACAGACTACCGCACGAAAAAGGCTTTCACATCAGCTGGGATCAGATCCACCGGGATTCCCGCGCGCTGGCGTGGCGGCTCGATGGGCAGGGCCCGGATGAGGGCGCATGGAAGGCCATCGTGGCGATCACGCGCGGCGGCATGGCACCGGCGATGATCGTGGCGCGCGAGCTGGATGTGCGGGTGATCGACACGATCTCGGTGAAATCCTACGACAAGCAGAACCGCATGGAGGCCAAGGTGCTCAAAGCGCCCGACGCCGAGCTGATGGGCGATGGCACCGGCATCCTGATCGTGGACGATCTGGTGGATTCCGGCAAAACGCTCGAACTGGTGCGCGAGCTCTATCCCAACGCCCATTTCGCCACCGTCTACGCCAAACCCAAGGGCCGCCCGATGGTGGATACCTTCATCACCGAGGTGAGCCAGGACACCTGGATCTTCTTCCCGTGGGATATGGCGCTGCAATACGTCGAACCCTATCGCGGCACCGACTGA
- a CDS encoding aminotransferase — MRLNPRFAETTPPPVMEARRWLEGVSFPPERPLLNVSQAAPVDPPPQGLREALAEAVLSEDAAHLYGPVLGLPELRAEVASQWSETYGGTIAPEQVAITSGCNQAFVAAMSTLAGAGDEVILPTPWYFNHKMWLDMQGVRTVPLATGAGLLPDADAAAALITPRTRAIVLVTPNNPGGAEYPADLVRTFFELARARGIALIVDETYRDFDSRSGAPHDLFSDPDWTDTLIQLYSFSKAYRLTGHRVGAMVAAPARLMEVEKFLDTVAICPNQLGQRGALWGMRNLRQWLAGERAEILARRAAIEDGFPRLEGWKLLGCGAYFAYAEHPFAMASDDLARALVRDAGVLLLPGTMFMPAGDPAGRRQLRIAFANIDATGIDALFSRLESITF; from the coding sequence ATGCGCCTCAATCCCCGCTTCGCCGAGACAACGCCGCCGCCCGTGATGGAGGCGCGGCGCTGGCTGGAAGGCGTCAGCTTCCCGCCGGAGCGCCCGCTGCTGAATGTCTCGCAGGCTGCGCCGGTGGATCCGCCGCCCCAAGGGCTGCGCGAGGCGCTGGCCGAGGCCGTGCTGAGCGAGGATGCCGCGCATCTCTATGGCCCGGTTCTGGGCCTTCCCGAGCTGCGCGCCGAAGTGGCCAGCCAGTGGTCCGAGACCTACGGCGGCACGATTGCGCCGGAGCAGGTCGCCATTACGTCGGGCTGCAATCAGGCTTTCGTGGCCGCGATGAGCACGCTGGCCGGAGCCGGGGATGAAGTCATCCTGCCAACGCCCTGGTATTTCAACCATAAAATGTGGCTCGACATGCAGGGCGTGCGCACGGTGCCACTGGCCACCGGCGCGGGCCTGCTGCCCGATGCGGACGCGGCGGCAGCGCTGATCACGCCGCGCACCCGGGCCATCGTGCTGGTCACGCCCAACAATCCGGGCGGCGCGGAATATCCGGCCGATCTGGTCCGGACGTTCTTCGAACTGGCCCGCGCACGCGGCATCGCCCTGATCGTGGATGAAACCTACCGCGATTTCGACAGCCGCTCCGGCGCGCCCCATGATCTGTTCTCCGATCCCGATTGGACCGACACGCTGATCCAGCTCTATTCCTTCTCCAAGGCCTATCGCCTCACCGGCCACCGCGTCGGCGCGATGGTGGCCGCGCCTGCGCGGCTGATGGAAGTGGAGAAATTCCTCGACACCGTCGCTATCTGCCCTAACCAGCTGGGCCAACGCGGCGCACTCTGGGGAATGCGCAACCTGCGCCAGTGGCTTGCCGGCGAGCGGGCCGAGATCCTTGCCCGCCGCGCCGCGATCGAGGACGGCTTCCCCCGGCTGGAGGGCTGGAAACTTCTGGGCTGCGGTGCCTATTTCGCTTATGCCGAGCACCCGTTTGCGATGGCCTCGGACGATCTCGCCCGCGCTCTGGTGCGCGACGCGGGCGTGCTTTTGCTGCCCGGCACGATGTTCATGCCGGCAGGCGATCCCGCTGGCCGCCGCCAGCTGCGCATCGCCTTCGCCAACATTGATGCAACCGGCATCGACGCGCTGTTTTCCCGGCTGGAAAGCATCACGTTCTAA
- a CDS encoding peptidylprolyl isomerase yields the protein MASGTKGKASNFFVWIILVLLIIGLAGFGVTNFGGSVNSVAAVGDTEIEINDYARELQAELRAFEAQTGQPMTLAQATAFGVDRAVMQRLLSRAALEEESRRVGLSVGDEVVARELLQIPAFQGLNGEFDREAYAFTLRQSGLNEKEFEENLRTDTAAALLQAAVVNGVAAPEALTDAILSYVSEQRSFELIRVTPADMVTAAVEPTDEELRAHYAKNEPAYTLPERKKITYAWVTPDMLLDTVEVDEEALRALYAERADQYQRPERRLVERLVFADEAAAQAAMDRFNANEATFEELVAERGLALADIDLGDITRDDLGNEAAEALFGLIAPGVVGPLPSSLGPALYRMNAILAAQETSFEDAREDMRAEFAADRARRVILDSASGIDDLLAGGATLEELAAETDLELGTIDYSIDSEGGIAAYQAFAEAARAVQQGDFPEVVELEDGGLFALRLDAVEPPTLQPFEDVEDLVYTDYKRALENRQLAELAEGLAPRFTGAATAEDLGFTATLEEGLTRDAFLNVSAADLMPRVFELALGETAALSGTGEAYVIKLTAITPPDLADASVTALRDALNAQSSEAIAQDLLAAFIGAVQADAGIALNQAAVNAVHAQFP from the coding sequence ATGGCGAGCGGAACCAAGGGCAAGGCGTCCAATTTCTTTGTCTGGATCATTCTGGTCCTTCTGATCATCGGCCTTGCCGGCTTCGGCGTGACGAATTTCGGCGGCTCGGTGAATTCCGTCGCCGCCGTGGGCGACACCGAGATCGAGATCAACGATTACGCCCGCGAGCTGCAAGCCGAGCTGCGCGCCTTCGAGGCCCAGACGGGCCAGCCCATGACGCTCGCCCAAGCCACCGCCTTCGGGGTGGATCGCGCCGTCATGCAGCGCCTGCTGTCCCGCGCCGCGCTGGAGGAAGAATCCCGCCGCGTCGGCCTGTCTGTCGGTGATGAGGTCGTGGCGCGCGAGCTGCTGCAGATCCCCGCGTTTCAGGGCCTGAACGGGGAGTTTGACCGCGAAGCCTATGCCTTCACCCTGCGCCAGTCCGGGTTGAACGAGAAGGAATTCGAAGAAAACCTGCGCACCGACACGGCCGCCGCGCTGCTGCAGGCCGCCGTGGTGAACGGCGTCGCCGCGCCCGAGGCGCTCACCGATGCGATCCTGTCCTATGTCTCCGAGCAGCGCAGCTTCGAGCTGATCCGCGTCACCCCGGCCGATATGGTCACTGCCGCCGTGGAACCCACCGACGAAGAGCTGCGCGCCCACTACGCCAAGAACGAACCCGCCTACACGCTGCCTGAGCGCAAGAAGATCACCTACGCCTGGGTCACGCCCGACATGCTGCTGGACACCGTGGAGGTGGACGAAGAGGCCCTGCGCGCGCTCTACGCCGAACGCGCCGACCAATACCAGCGCCCGGAGCGCCGCCTCGTGGAACGGCTCGTCTTCGCCGATGAGGCCGCCGCACAGGCCGCCATGGATCGCTTCAACGCCAATGAAGCCACCTTTGAGGAACTCGTCGCCGAGCGCGGCCTCGCGCTGGCCGACATCGATCTGGGCGACATCACTCGCGACGATCTGGGCAACGAGGCCGCGGAAGCGCTCTTCGGCCTGATCGCGCCGGGCGTCGTGGGCCCGCTGCCCTCTTCGCTCGGGCCGGCGCTCTACCGGATGAACGCCATCCTCGCCGCGCAGGAAACCAGCTTTGAAGACGCGCGCGAGGATATGCGCGCCGAGTTCGCCGCCGACCGCGCCCGCCGCGTGATCCTCGACAGCGCCTCCGGCATTGACGATCTGCTCGCCGGTGGCGCGACGCTGGAAGAGCTGGCCGCGGAGACCGATCTGGAGCTTGGCACCATCGACTACTCGATCGACTCTGAGGGCGGCATCGCTGCCTATCAGGCCTTCGCGGAAGCCGCCCGCGCGGTCCAGCAAGGCGATTTCCCAGAGGTCGTGGAACTGGAAGACGGCGGCCTCTTCGCCCTACGCCTTGACGCGGTCGAGCCCCCCACCCTGCAGCCTTTCGAGGACGTGGAGGATCTGGTCTACACCGACTACAAGCGCGCGCTGGAAAACCGCCAGCTGGCGGAACTCGCTGAGGGCCTCGCCCCGCGCTTCACCGGTGCCGCCACGGCCGAAGATCTGGGCTTCACCGCCACGCTGGAAGAGGGCCTCACGCGCGACGCCTTCCTCAACGTCTCTGCCGCCGATCTAATGCCCCGCGTCTTCGAGCTTGCGCTCGGGGAAACCGCTGCGCTCTCCGGCACGGGCGAGGCCTATGTGATCAAGCTCACCGCGATCACCCCGCCGGATCTCGCTGACGCCTCCGTCACCGCCCTGCGCGATGCGCTCAACGCCCAGAGCAGCGAGGCGATTGCGCAGGATCTGCTGGCCGCCTTCATCGGCGCCGTGCAGGCCGATGCGGGCATCGCTCTCAATCAGGCCGCCGTCAACGCGGTCCACGCCCAGTTCCCGTAA
- the trpE gene encoding anthranilate synthase component I — MSLTPSFEAFEAGYAAGRSQVVYTRLAADLDTPVSLMLKLAEARKDSFMLESVTGGEVRGRYSIVGMKPDLIWECRGQSSRLNRQARFDRDAFEDVPGDPLAALRALIDESRIDMPDELPAAAAGLFGYLGYDMIRLVEHLPNVNPDPIGVPDAILTRPSVVAVLDGVKGEVTIVSPAFAGSGLSARAAYAQAAERVMDAVRDLERQAAGESRSLGTEAELGAITSNFSKQGYMEAVEKAKEYIRAGDIFQVVPAQRWTQAFPLPPFALYRSLRRTNPSPFMFFFNFGDFQVVGASPEILVRVFDREVTIRPIAGTRPRGATPEEDRALEADLLADKKELAEHLMLLDLGRNDVGRVAKVGTVRPTEEFIVEHYSHVMHIVSNVVGELAEDQDALSAFFAGMPAGTVSGAPKVRAMEIIDELEPEKRGVYGGGCGYFGANGDMDMCIALRTAVLKDEKLYIQAGGGVVYDSDPEAEYMETVNKSKAIKKAAEDAGLFTNFGNS, encoded by the coding sequence ATGTCGCTCACGCCAAGTTTCGAGGCCTTCGAGGCCGGCTATGCCGCAGGCCGCAGCCAGGTTGTCTACACCCGGCTCGCTGCCGATCTGGACACGCCGGTGTCGCTGATGCTCAAGCTCGCCGAGGCCCGCAAGGACAGCTTCATGCTGGAAAGCGTCACCGGCGGCGAGGTGCGCGGGCGCTATTCCATCGTCGGCATGAAGCCGGATCTGATCTGGGAATGCCGCGGCCAGAGCAGCCGCCTGAACCGGCAGGCCCGCTTTGATCGCGACGCCTTCGAGGATGTGCCGGGCGATCCGCTCGCCGCCCTGCGCGCGCTGATCGATGAGAGCCGCATCGACATGCCCGATGAGCTTCCGGCCGCGGCCGCAGGCCTCTTCGGCTATCTCGGCTACGACATGATCCGGCTGGTGGAGCACCTGCCCAACGTGAACCCCGATCCCATCGGCGTGCCGGACGCAATCCTGACGCGCCCCTCGGTGGTGGCCGTGCTCGACGGCGTGAAAGGCGAGGTGACCATCGTGTCGCCTGCCTTCGCAGGCTCCGGGCTTTCGGCCCGCGCCGCCTATGCCCAAGCCGCCGAGCGCGTGATGGACGCCGTGCGCGATCTGGAGCGTCAGGCCGCCGGCGAAAGCCGCAGCCTCGGCACCGAGGCTGAGCTGGGCGCAATCACCTCGAATTTCAGCAAACAGGGCTACATGGAGGCCGTCGAGAAGGCGAAGGAGTATATCCGCGCCGGGGACATCTTCCAAGTCGTGCCCGCGCAGCGCTGGACTCAAGCTTTCCCCCTGCCCCCCTTCGCGCTCTACCGCAGCTTGCGGCGCACCAACCCCTCGCCCTTCATGTTCTTCTTCAACTTCGGCGACTTCCAGGTGGTGGGCGCAAGCCCCGAAATTCTCGTGCGCGTCTTTGACCGCGAGGTCACGATCCGCCCGATCGCGGGCACCCGCCCCCGTGGCGCAACGCCCGAGGAAGACCGCGCGCTGGAGGCCGATCTGCTGGCCGACAAGAAGGAACTGGCCGAGCACCTCATGCTGCTCGATCTGGGCCGCAACGACGTGGGCCGCGTGGCGAAAGTCGGCACCGTGCGCCCGACGGAAGAATTCATCGTCGAGCACTACAGCCACGTGATGCACATCGTCTCCAACGTGGTGGGCGAACTGGCCGAAGATCAGGACGCGCTCTCGGCCTTCTTTGCCGGCATGCCCGCGGGCACCGTCTCCGGCGCACCCAAAGTGCGCGCGATGGAGATCATCGACGAGTTGGAGCCCGAGAAGCGCGGCGTCTACGGCGGCGGCTGCGGCTACTTCGGTGCCAACGGCGACATGGACATGTGCATCGCCCTGCGCACTGCCGTGCTGAAGGACGAAAAACTCTACATCCAGGCCGGCGGCGGCGTTGTCTACGACAGCGATCCGGAAGCCGAGTACATGGAAACCGTCAACAAATCCAAGGCGATCAAAAAGGCCGCCGAGGATGCCGGCCTCTTCACGAACTTTGGCAACAGCTGA
- a CDS encoding sulfotransferase, producing MAAFIKVFGERNCGTNWLETFFLENAPKEGQATLIHHREFLLTHCPPAFFERLERLPEAAQSVAREAMFDRLFAKHGRDFMGWKHTAIRPQTLQADARFSQTAFVLVVKHPVHFLLSLYRNPYHDLLPPRADLEAFLTAPWITLGRDGLGPVILESPLDLWSRKARSYLRFVNATPNATLLRYEDLLADFEGHMGAACGRLGIEVASLSAPQASAKAEREDFAAYRQRYLSGSPWDKLEESMARLARAQLDDSLLTALGYAD from the coding sequence GTGGCGGCGTTCATCAAGGTCTTTGGCGAGCGCAACTGCGGCACCAACTGGCTGGAGACGTTCTTTCTTGAAAACGCCCCAAAGGAGGGTCAGGCCACGCTGATCCACCATCGGGAATTTCTGCTGACCCACTGCCCGCCAGCCTTCTTCGAGCGGCTGGAGCGCCTGCCCGAAGCCGCACAATCCGTGGCGCGGGAGGCGATGTTCGACCGGCTGTTTGCAAAACACGGGCGCGATTTCATGGGGTGGAAACATACAGCGATCCGCCCGCAAACTCTGCAGGCGGACGCGCGGTTTTCACAAACCGCCTTCGTACTGGTGGTCAAACACCCGGTGCATTTCCTGCTCTCGCTGTACCGCAACCCTTACCACGATCTCCTGCCCCCCCGCGCCGATCTGGAAGCGTTCCTCACCGCGCCCTGGATCACCCTCGGGCGCGATGGCCTTGGCCCGGTCATCCTTGAGTCGCCGCTGGACCTCTGGAGCCGAAAGGCGCGCAGCTACCTGCGTTTCGTGAACGCGACCCCGAACGCCACACTGCTGCGCTACGAAGATCTGCTCGCTGATTTCGAAGGCCATATGGGCGCGGCCTGTGGCCGGTTGGGGATAGAAGTTGCCTCGCTCTCCGCCCCGCAGGCCTCCGCGAAGGCGGAGCGCGAGGATTTCGCCGCCTACCGGCAGCGCTACTTGTCCGGCTCCCCCTGGGACAAACTCGAAGAAAGCATGGCGCGCCTGGCTCGGGCGCAGCTTGATGACAGCCTGCTCACCGCGCTTGGCTACGCGGATTAG
- a CDS encoding divergent polysaccharide deacteylase family protein — protein sequence MLRGLLEGVFWGVVVSAVIAGLFLVLSDVRLLSAPSAPVGAIERPAGEVAAPDEGAQAGLGGAGDSAQSAAEPAAAPTPQAVAAPQSPETAQLSPDTTESLGRPETPDTASALQAPAGSEGGAAPIAPQTPAGSEAAAKASEGPLPSAPAADTPLDVPQSAEAPAQPAPVRSAEALAPPADPAPGTVADAPQAPSEGGAGPVAVQAPEALAPATANTGTDAPPDTGTLAQAPDSGASPALPDTGEDTAPAADRLALLDRPEPAAMPGRPAAPLGGADSPRQPAAPQAPEAPGDVADSPIRVPVEGMANLAPQVRTNRLPTIGGAPQAEPEAEEETTEPAAVLAPAEGLPALQAFAEPFEDDPTLPRMAVVLIDDGSGAVDPAAFAGFPVPLAFAVDATRPDAAAAAYDYRAAGFEVVLLTEFPQGVEPSEVEIAMEAFRQRVPEAVALFETGAQGASGDRAILQQLVAIARANGQGMLSTPRGLNAAQQIAERQGVPAALVFRTFDADGQSIPTMKRYLNRAAFKAAQEGHVVMVGHTRADTIKALVEWVLDDRSSGVALAPVSAVLSGL from the coding sequence GTGCTGCGCGGATTGCTGGAAGGCGTGTTCTGGGGCGTGGTTGTATCAGCGGTGATCGCCGGGCTTTTCCTTGTGCTGAGCGATGTACGGCTGCTGAGCGCGCCAAGCGCGCCGGTGGGGGCGATCGAACGCCCCGCCGGGGAAGTGGCGGCGCCGGACGAAGGCGCGCAGGCCGGGCTTGGCGGCGCGGGCGACAGTGCGCAAAGCGCTGCCGAGCCAGCCGCAGCACCTACGCCTCAGGCCGTTGCCGCCCCGCAAAGCCCTGAAACGGCACAGCTTTCCCCGGACACCACCGAGAGCCTCGGGCGACCCGAAACGCCAGACACCGCCAGCGCGCTGCAAGCGCCAGCCGGCAGCGAGGGCGGGGCCGCTCCGATAGCTCCGCAAACGCCCGCAGGCAGCGAAGCCGCGGCCAAAGCCAGCGAAGGCCCGCTCCCCTCCGCCCCGGCAGCCGACACGCCGCTGGACGTGCCCCAAAGCGCCGAAGCCCCGGCCCAACCGGCCCCGGTGCGCAGCGCCGAGGCGCTCGCCCCCCCGGCAGACCCCGCGCCGGGCACGGTGGCAGATGCCCCGCAGGCTCCAAGCGAAGGCGGCGCAGGCCCTGTCGCGGTGCAGGCACCCGAGGCCTTGGCCCCGGCCACGGCGAACACGGGTACGGATGCGCCGCCCGACACCGGCACGCTGGCGCAAGCCCCGGACAGCGGCGCGTCTCCCGCGCTGCCCGACACCGGAGAGGATACAGCGCCTGCCGCCGACAGGCTGGCGCTGCTGGACCGCCCGGAGCCCGCCGCCATGCCTGGCCGCCCCGCCGCCCCGCTCGGGGGCGCGGACAGCCCGCGCCAGCCTGCCGCGCCGCAAGCGCCCGAGGCCCCCGGCGATGTGGCCGACAGCCCGATCCGCGTGCCGGTGGAGGGCATGGCCAATCTCGCCCCGCAAGTGCGCACCAACCGGCTGCCCACCATCGGTGGCGCGCCGCAGGCCGAGCCCGAGGCGGAGGAGGAAACCACCGAGCCAGCCGCCGTGCTGGCCCCCGCCGAAGGGCTGCCCGCGTTGCAGGCCTTTGCCGAACCTTTTGAAGACGATCCGACCCTGCCGCGCATGGCCGTGGTGCTGATCGATGATGGCTCCGGCGCGGTGGATCCGGCCGCTTTCGCGGGCTTCCCGGTGCCGCTGGCCTTCGCCGTGGATGCCACGCGCCCCGATGCCGCCGCCGCCGCCTATGATTACCGCGCCGCCGGCTTCGAGGTGGTGCTGCTCACCGAGTTCCCGCAAGGGGTGGAGCCTTCGGAAGTCGAGATCGCGATGGAAGCCTTCCGCCAGCGGGTGCCGGAAGCGGTGGCGCTGTTTGAAACCGGGGCGCAGGGCGCGTCCGGGGATCGCGCCATCCTGCAGCAGCTTGTGGCGATCGCGCGGGCGAATGGGCAGGGGATGCTCAGCACGCCGCGCGGCCTCAACGCCGCGCAGCAAATCGCTGAACGGCAGGGCGTGCCGGCGGCGCTTGTCTTCCGAACCTTTGATGCCGATGGACAGTCCATCCCCACCATGAAGCGTTACCTCAACCGCGCCGCCTTCAAGGCCGCGCAGGAGGGGCATGTGGTGATGGTGGGCCACACCCGCGCCGATACGATCAAGGCGCTGGTGGAATGGGTGCTGGACGACCGCTCCTCCGGCGTGGCACTCGCGCCGGTGTCGGCGGTGCTCTCGGGGCTCTAG
- a CDS encoding aminodeoxychorismate/anthranilate synthase component II: MLLLIDNYDSFTYNLVHYLGELGAEVVVKRNDALNVQEAMALNPEAILLSPGPCDPSQAGICLALTQAAAETETPLMGVCLGHQTIGEAFGGKVVRCHEIVHGKMGTMHHDATGVFAGLPSPFEATRYHSLVVERESLPDCLEVNAWLDDGTIMGLRHKELPIHGVQFHPESIRSEHGHALLRNFLNTVKVPA; encoded by the coding sequence ATGCTGCTCCTGATCGATAATTACGACAGCTTTACCTATAATCTTGTCCATTATCTGGGCGAGCTGGGCGCGGAAGTCGTGGTGAAGCGCAACGACGCGCTGAACGTGCAGGAGGCTATGGCGCTGAATCCGGAAGCGATTCTGCTCTCACCCGGCCCCTGCGATCCTTCGCAAGCCGGGATCTGCCTCGCGCTCACGCAGGCCGCTGCCGAAACCGAGACGCCGCTGATGGGGGTCTGCCTCGGGCATCAGACCATCGGCGAGGCCTTCGGCGGCAAGGTGGTGCGCTGCCATGAGATCGTGCACGGGAAGATGGGCACCATGCATCACGACGCGACAGGCGTCTTTGCCGGGCTGCCCTCGCCCTTTGAGGCCACGCGTTATCACTCGCTGGTGGTGGAACGCGAAAGCCTGCCCGACTGCCTTGAGGTGAACGCCTGGCTGGACGACGGCACCATCATGGGCCTGCGCCACAAGGAGCTTCCCATCCACGGCGTGCAATTCCATCCCGAAAGCATCCGCAGCGAGCATGGCCATGCCCTGCTGCGCAACTTCCTGAATACGGTGAAAGTCCCCGCATGA